In Panthera uncia isolate 11264 chromosome B4, Puncia_PCG_1.0, whole genome shotgun sequence, one genomic interval encodes:
- the TAC3 gene encoding tachykinin-3, whose product MRSALLFAAILAISLAHGLGAVCEDSQEQVVPGGGHNKKDLDLYQLPPSLLRKLYDSRSVSLDGLLKMLSKASVDPKESPLPQKRDMHDFFVGLMGKRNSQPDTSIDVNQENVPSFGTLKYPPSVE is encoded by the exons ATGAGGAGTGCCCTGCTGTTCGCAGCCATTCTGGCCATTAGCCTGGCTCACGGTTTGGGGGCTGTCTGTGAGGACTCACAGGAGCAGGTGGTGCCCGGTGGGGGCCACAACAAG AAGGACTTGGACCTCTACCAGCTGCCTCCATCTTTGCTCCGGAAACTCTATGACAGCCGCTCAGTCTCTCTGGATGGATTGCTCAAAATGCTGAGCAAGGCTAGCGTGG ATCCTAAGGAATCGCCACTTCCCCAGAAAC GTGACATGCACGACTTCTTCGTGGGACTTATGGGCAAGAGGAACAGCCAGCCAG ACACTTCTATTGATGTAAACCAAGAGAATGTCCCCAGCTTTGGCACCCTCAAGTATCCCCCCAGTGTGGAATGA